The Niastella koreensis GR20-10 genome includes a window with the following:
- a CDS encoding glycoside hydrolase family protein, with protein sequence MYKAIDCLLRLLCLPIIGWLVSAPARAQDDLDLNKRIGKVDSNNIFSAPNYYTWCSSVIKGDDGKYYMFYSRWPHGKRAFDDDSMNYIFDGFRGWLKYSEIACAVSDSLMGPYKYVKTVLKGTGDPARWDRYTMHNPQIRKFGNYYYLYYISNSFNAGYIYKDSATRRDWYHWLQYNCSQSIGVLRAKSIKDLVAGKYEKPEKPVMTIDSVHTFEVATNPTVTQGPDGKYYMMFKSRKPNNGNMTFWMAMAEHPDAPFKLSGEVFTSEEMAGEDPCMWYDKKRKRFYAAVKYYSNSKKLVPQFGALALLTSTDGLKWQPASHPFISLREIQFKNGRKIELAHLERPFAVTDKNGQVLALFAAAAINEPSKGDIQNVVPAYNTFNVCLPIK encoded by the coding sequence ATGTACAAGGCCATTGATTGTTTGCTGCGTTTATTATGCCTGCCAATAATTGGCTGGCTGGTTAGCGCGCCTGCTAGGGCCCAGGACGATCTTGATCTGAATAAAAGGATCGGGAAAGTAGACTCCAATAATATCTTTTCTGCACCAAATTATTACACCTGGTGCAGCAGCGTGATCAAGGGAGACGATGGAAAATATTATATGTTCTATTCGCGGTGGCCGCATGGAAAAAGAGCATTCGATGATGATTCCATGAATTATATTTTTGATGGCTTCAGAGGGTGGTTGAAATATTCTGAAATTGCCTGTGCGGTGTCAGACAGTTTAATGGGTCCCTATAAATACGTAAAAACTGTTCTCAAAGGTACGGGTGATCCTGCCCGCTGGGACCGCTATACCATGCACAATCCGCAGATCAGGAAATTCGGGAACTATTATTACCTCTACTATATCAGCAATTCATTTAATGCCGGATACATTTATAAAGATTCAGCAACCCGGAGAGACTGGTATCACTGGTTGCAATACAATTGCTCACAAAGCATTGGTGTGCTGCGGGCTAAAAGCATAAAAGACCTGGTAGCAGGTAAGTATGAAAAACCGGAGAAACCGGTAATGACGATTGACAGTGTTCATACGTTTGAGGTGGCTACCAACCCCACGGTTACTCAGGGACCGGATGGAAAATATTACATGATGTTTAAATCGAGAAAGCCAAATAACGGAAATATGACCTTCTGGATGGCAATGGCTGAACATCCTGATGCGCCTTTTAAATTGTCCGGTGAGGTGTTTACCAGTGAGGAAATGGCGGGTGAAGATCCCTGTATGTGGTACGATAAGAAAAGAAAGCGGTTTTACGCAGCCGTCAAATATTATTCAAACAGTAAAAAGCTGGTGCCGCAATTCGGCGCCCTGGCGCTTTTGACGTCAACAGACGGGTTGAAATGGCAGCCTGCCAGTCACCCGTTTATTTCGTTACGGGAGATCCAATTTAAAAATGGCAGGAAGATTGAACTGGCACACCTGGAACGGCCGTTTGCGGTAACTGATAAAAACGGACAGGTATTGGCGTTGTTTGCCGCAGCAGCTATTAATGAGCCTTCAAAGGGGGATATACAAAACGTAGTACCGGCATATAATACGTTTAATGTGTGTCTTCCTATAAAATAA
- a CDS encoding AraC family transcriptional regulator, which translates to MINRVNEPDAIATKRKDGFIGEKQINIPRTILSKFIRKKEFLQALFITHIGYFPKAAYHFRERKHGCDDYILLYSLGGKGYLELEKNRFELKANQFIIIPPHRFHQYQADLTDPWTLYWVHFSSNKLTTLDHEFNVEKFYKPTDLLYNEKILETWADMYSSLDSGYSTANIGYANFCLYRFLSFFIFPEKKNVLPDNTVTPLDKSIEYMKANIGKRLSAEELAKPFSYSASHYTAIFKKKTGMSPIDYFIKMKMQYACQLLSQSQLKIKQIAEKVGYDDPYYFSRLFKQVMNESPKDYRNRG; encoded by the coding sequence ATGATCAACCGGGTTAACGAGCCTGATGCGATTGCCACAAAACGAAAAGATGGTTTTATCGGGGAAAAGCAGATAAACATTCCCAGGACCATTCTCTCAAAGTTTATCAGAAAAAAGGAATTTCTGCAGGCGCTTTTTATTACACACATCGGTTATTTCCCCAAGGCTGCGTATCATTTCCGCGAAAGAAAACATGGTTGTGACGATTACATTCTGCTTTATTCACTGGGTGGGAAAGGCTACCTGGAATTGGAAAAGAACCGGTTTGAATTAAAGGCAAACCAGTTCATCATCATTCCACCTCACCGGTTTCACCAGTACCAGGCAGACCTCACCGACCCCTGGACGCTTTACTGGGTCCACTTCAGCAGCAATAAGTTAACCACCTTAGATCATGAATTCAATGTAGAAAAATTCTACAAACCTACTGATCTGTTGTATAATGAAAAGATCCTGGAAACATGGGCCGACATGTATTCCAGCCTCGACAGCGGCTACTCCACTGCAAACATCGGATACGCCAATTTTTGTTTATACCGGTTCCTCTCTTTCTTCATCTTCCCGGAGAAAAAAAATGTACTTCCTGATAACACCGTAACGCCGCTCGACAAATCCATCGAATACATGAAAGCGAATATCGGCAAAAGACTGAGCGCTGAAGAACTGGCGAAACCGTTTTCGTATTCAGCTTCCCATTACACCGCTATTTTTAAAAAGAAGACGGGTATGTCGCCCATTGATTACTTCATCAAAATGAAAATGCAGTATGCCTGCCAGCTCCTTTCCCAAAGCCAATTGAAGATCAAGCAGATTGCAGAAAAGGTAGGCTATGATGATCCCTATTATTTCTCCCGTTTGTTTAAACAGGTAATGAACGAATCACCTAAAGATTATAGAAACAGGGGGTAG
- a CDS encoding TonB-dependent receptor plug domain-containing protein: MRFNIERLLPLVFLLFSSIAFGQTELKKMVKGVVKDEKGATLQGITVTEKRSGNTAITNEKGYFEIPAKTPATLLFTGIGFEAQELKTGSNENVTITLKNESKSLSDVIVIGYGSQKKAKVTGAVATITMDSLLGDRPVSNLGTLLQGATPGLEVSIGSGQPGASSSWNIRGGTGFGSSPTSGINAGSPFIIVDNVPFNGPTNLLDPNDIESVTVLKDASSASIYGSRSAFGVVLITTKSGKKNQKAQFSYSNNFVSARPNNLPVKATPLQQVQAWMDGGMVTYNGGQNLAKWKDLLLDYQQNPGNYPLGGDTVSNVYYQLAATDAIKALLGNSSNQQMHNFSVSGGNDKTSYRVSFGSTNEKGTWCHRPTRIITKGTISNQSFPLM; this comes from the coding sequence ATGAGATTCAACATTGAACGATTGCTGCCATTGGTCTTTCTCCTCTTTTCATCCATCGCATTTGGTCAGACGGAACTAAAGAAGATGGTAAAGGGGGTGGTGAAAGATGAAAAAGGAGCCACACTGCAAGGTATTACTGTTACTGAAAAAAGATCAGGAAATACCGCCATCACTAACGAAAAAGGATACTTTGAGATCCCTGCTAAAACACCTGCTACTTTACTCTTTACCGGTATTGGATTTGAAGCGCAGGAGTTAAAAACCGGGTCAAATGAAAACGTAACCATTACACTGAAGAATGAATCAAAGTCACTTTCTGATGTAATAGTAATAGGGTACGGTTCACAAAAGAAAGCAAAAGTTACCGGTGCTGTTGCTACCATAACAATGGACTCGCTGCTGGGCGACCGGCCTGTAAGCAACCTTGGAACATTATTACAGGGCGCTACGCCGGGCCTGGAAGTGTCTATTGGCTCAGGACAACCGGGCGCATCCTCTTCCTGGAACATAAGAGGTGGTACAGGCTTTGGCTCCTCTCCAACATCCGGGATAAATGCAGGCAGTCCTTTCATCATTGTAGACAACGTACCTTTTAATGGGCCCACCAATCTGCTTGACCCCAACGATATTGAATCGGTTACTGTTTTAAAAGATGCCAGCTCTGCATCCATATATGGTTCCCGTTCTGCTTTTGGTGTTGTGCTTATCACCACCAAGAGTGGAAAGAAAAATCAAAAAGCACAATTCAGCTACAGCAATAATTTTGTTTCGGCCCGCCCTAACAATCTGCCGGTTAAAGCTACGCCTTTGCAACAGGTACAAGCCTGGATGGACGGCGGCATGGTTACCTATAATGGAGGCCAGAACCTGGCGAAATGGAAAGACCTATTGCTGGATTATCAACAAAACCCCGGCAACTATCCCCTGGGCGGTGACACAGTAAGCAATGTTTATTATCAACTGGCCGCAACAGATGCCATTAAAGCATTGCTGGGAAATTCTTCCAACCAACAAATGCATAATTTTTCAGTAAGCGGCGGAAATGATAAAACCTCTTACCGCGTTTCTTTTGGTTCAACCAATGAAAAAGGCACCTGGTGCCACAGGCCAACCAGGATAATTACAAAAGGTACAATATCAAATCAGTCATTTCCTCTGATGTGA
- a CDS encoding SusC/RagA family TonB-linked outer membrane protein encodes MPQANQDNYKRYNIKSVISSDVNSWLNLQLDAGYYNSTAKSPFYTNAFGDATNTPSALPLDSIPQKYPGQTIKTARNEILAQAPIVTTIGDIRMTGRTILKPFKGMTVTGEYTIDDVNRQQTNYDKKPSTLYLNPYGYTPEPIGNDKYSKADSMSTYKAINVFANYVHSFGDHNFTLMGGFNQEQYHAENQTATASGLLSPDLPFLSGTTGLIPPTASDNYTDWSTRGFFGRINYDFQNKYLLQLNYRYDGSSKFPQGHRWVGLPSGSIGWRVMEENFMKTIRPYVNEFKLRASYGSVGNQNIGDYQFYGGMGIAIPNWLYNANRIGSLSTPPLVSTNFTWETVETKDFGFDVAFLNNKLTGSFDWYQRNTKDILTTNATPVPAVLGTGVPLQNSGALRTKGVELQLNWRDHFGKVTYYVGANLYDYKSVVTSSVNPQGVLVSNGNYYLYNGKNMGEIWGYTTDRFYDEKDFVAGSLNSSLRAGTLIAGTPKQNGQAPNPGDIMYKDLDTNGLINSGAGTLANHGDLKVIGNSTPRYQFGITGGVSYANFDLSFVIAGVAKRDMWVNNTLTFPNQWVSYGALYANQTNYWTPDNPNAHYGRIYSIVSDGGLQAFNQVAQTRFLLNGAYTRIKNVTLRYSIPSSIIKKAHLSKLQLFTSVENLLTFKHIPQGMDPDITVQGGTVGGGLGYPFMRKMSAGLNMTF; translated from the coding sequence GTGCCACAGGCCAACCAGGATAATTACAAAAGGTACAATATCAAATCAGTCATTTCCTCTGATGTGAATTCCTGGTTGAACCTTCAGTTGGATGCAGGTTATTATAACTCAACCGCGAAATCTCCATTCTATACCAATGCATTTGGCGATGCTACCAATACACCTTCTGCCCTGCCACTGGACTCCATTCCACAAAAATATCCCGGCCAGACCATTAAGACGGCCAGGAATGAAATTCTGGCACAGGCGCCCATTGTAACTACCATCGGCGATATCCGGATGACGGGCAGAACCATTCTGAAACCATTTAAAGGAATGACGGTTACCGGTGAGTACACGATCGATGATGTAAACAGACAGCAAACCAATTATGATAAAAAGCCAAGCACGCTGTACCTGAACCCTTATGGCTATACACCTGAACCAATTGGTAATGACAAATACTCAAAAGCTGATTCAATGTCAACCTACAAGGCGATCAACGTATTTGCCAATTACGTTCATTCGTTTGGCGATCACAATTTTACGCTGATGGGTGGCTTTAACCAGGAACAATACCATGCCGAAAACCAGACCGCAACTGCCTCTGGTTTGCTCAGTCCTGATCTGCCTTTCCTGAGTGGAACAACCGGTCTTATTCCGCCAACCGCTTCGGATAATTATACCGACTGGAGCACCCGTGGCTTTTTTGGAAGGATCAACTATGACTTCCAGAATAAATACCTGTTGCAATTGAATTATCGCTATGATGGTTCTTCCAAATTTCCACAAGGCCATCGCTGGGTAGGTTTGCCTTCCGGTTCTATTGGCTGGCGGGTGATGGAAGAAAACTTTATGAAAACGATAAGACCTTATGTCAACGAATTTAAATTAAGGGCTTCGTATGGCAGCGTAGGCAACCAGAACATTGGCGACTACCAGTTCTATGGAGGCATGGGCATTGCGATCCCTAACTGGCTATACAATGCTAATCGTATAGGCTCACTGTCGACCCCGCCACTGGTAAGCACCAATTTTACCTGGGAAACTGTAGAAACAAAAGATTTTGGGTTTGATGTGGCATTCCTGAACAACAAACTTACCGGTTCGTTCGACTGGTACCAACGCAATACAAAAGATATCCTTACTACCAACGCAACGCCTGTGCCTGCGGTACTGGGAACCGGAGTTCCATTACAAAATTCCGGCGCACTCAGAACAAAAGGTGTTGAACTGCAACTGAACTGGAGAGACCACTTTGGAAAAGTAACTTATTATGTGGGCGCCAACCTGTACGATTATAAATCGGTTGTTACAAGCTCCGTTAACCCGCAGGGTGTTCTTGTAAGCAACGGCAACTATTACCTGTATAATGGCAAAAACATGGGTGAGATCTGGGGGTATACTACCGACAGGTTTTATGATGAAAAAGACTTCGTGGCCGGTTCTTTGAACTCGAGTTTAAGAGCGGGCACATTAATAGCAGGCACACCCAAACAAAATGGTCAGGCCCCTAATCCTGGTGATATTATGTACAAGGATTTAGACACCAATGGACTGATCAACAGCGGCGCCGGTACTTTGGCGAATCATGGCGATCTGAAAGTAATTGGCAACTCTACCCCACGTTATCAATTTGGTATAACCGGCGGCGTATCCTATGCCAATTTCGATCTCTCCTTTGTAATAGCTGGTGTGGCCAAACGCGATATGTGGGTAAACAATACGTTGACCTTCCCTAACCAATGGGTTTCTTATGGCGCTTTATATGCCAACCAAACCAATTACTGGACACCTGATAATCCAAACGCTCATTACGGGCGCATCTATTCCATTGTAAGTGATGGCGGGCTTCAGGCGTTTAACCAGGTAGCACAAACCAGGTTCCTGCTAAACGGCGCTTACACCAGGATCAAGAACGTTACTTTACGCTATTCAATTCCTTCTTCAATAATTAAAAAGGCACATTTATCCAAACTGCAGTTATTCACTTCTGTAGAAAATCTTCTCACCTTCAAACATATTCCACAGGGAATGGATCCTGATATTACCGTACAGGGTGGTACCGTAGGCGGCGGACTGGGTTATCCCTTTATGCGCAAAATGTCTGCAGGTTTAAATATGACTTTTTAA
- a CDS encoding RagB/SusD family nutrient uptake outer membrane protein — MKRYIAILSGALMLAACNKDFLNKVPTNQFTEQTAFSTYQNFQTYSWSFYDYFAGYGNSGATMPPAFASQENGNSDNICNGSQSGYVNQTKQPAAAAGAQTTSLQISGWDFSFVRKVNVLLDNIDKSTMTQKDKDHWRSVGYFFRALRYYDLIAAFGDVPWMDHAVSDTATSMLFGARTPRDVVAQNILNDLIWAESHINVAGEGANTNTINQNCVQFLISRFGLFEGTWRKYHNLPDANTYLQACVTYSQKLLPKFPTLMSSYDDVFNTEDLSGGKPGIILYKQYVNTIYNNPQVTRYTGSTSWTTEVPKTAVESFLCTDGKPISTSAVYNGDDSMYAAFKNRDRRLYYIVMPPYSVKFINPGITNQAGNSDNLWAYDANPAYGYFVHYMNDSITGNTNKRLPVLSQTIDMKSGNVIPNMPHFTSYNVALSNLPATKAAIPQMVGTLGYYFWKFYCRLPMDGSSNYGGTQDCPLFRIEETMLNYAEAQFELGGFNQTIADQTINIIRQRANPTNWPAMKMLVGNIDAGFDTKRDATVDPVLWEIRRERRIELFGDGFRFNDLKRWSKGTYMNDYPYGVKVYDKNRMYPNVLGLSNANIKLDNGGNSGYVKNPNIATPLGWLDKYYLEPVPLQEIQINPNLVQTSGWQ; from the coding sequence ATGAAACGATATATTGCTATACTATCAGGGGCGTTGATGCTTGCTGCGTGTAATAAAGATTTTTTGAACAAGGTGCCTACCAACCAGTTTACCGAGCAAACGGCTTTCTCAACCTATCAGAACTTCCAGACCTATTCATGGAGTTTTTATGATTACTTTGCCGGCTACGGAAATTCAGGAGCCACCATGCCCCCGGCCTTTGCCAGCCAGGAGAATGGTAATTCTGACAATATCTGCAATGGCAGTCAGTCTGGCTACGTTAACCAAACCAAACAACCAGCGGCGGCAGCAGGTGCCCAAACAACCTCTTTGCAGATCTCAGGCTGGGACTTTTCTTTTGTAAGAAAGGTGAACGTATTGCTGGACAATATCGATAAATCCACCATGACCCAGAAAGACAAAGATCATTGGCGCAGTGTTGGGTATTTCTTCCGGGCCCTGCGTTATTACGATCTGATAGCTGCTTTTGGAGATGTGCCCTGGATGGACCATGCTGTTTCAGACACCGCTACATCTATGCTGTTTGGAGCAAGAACCCCACGTGATGTCGTAGCGCAAAACATCCTGAACGATCTTATCTGGGCAGAAAGCCATATCAACGTAGCGGGTGAAGGCGCCAATACCAATACCATCAATCAGAATTGCGTTCAGTTCCTGATCAGCCGTTTTGGCCTCTTTGAAGGCACCTGGCGTAAATACCACAACCTGCCCGATGCCAATACTTATTTACAGGCCTGTGTTACCTATTCGCAAAAACTGCTTCCCAAGTTCCCCACATTAATGAGCAGCTATGACGATGTATTCAATACAGAAGACCTGAGCGGCGGCAAACCCGGTATCATCCTGTACAAGCAATATGTAAATACCATTTATAACAACCCGCAGGTAACCCGTTATACCGGAAGCACGTCCTGGACCACTGAAGTTCCTAAGACTGCTGTTGAAAGCTTTCTGTGCACCGATGGAAAACCCATTTCAACCAGTGCTGTCTACAATGGCGATGACTCCATGTATGCCGCATTTAAGAACCGCGACAGGCGTTTGTATTATATCGTAATGCCGCCTTACAGCGTTAAATTCATCAATCCAGGTATAACCAATCAGGCAGGTAATTCCGATAACCTGTGGGCCTATGATGCCAATCCGGCTTATGGCTATTTTGTCCACTACATGAACGATTCCATTACCGGCAATACCAACAAAAGACTACCGGTACTTTCCCAAACAATCGATATGAAATCGGGCAATGTAATTCCAAACATGCCGCATTTCACTTCCTATAATGTAGCCCTGAGTAATTTGCCGGCGACAAAAGCTGCTATTCCACAGATGGTGGGCACCTTAGGATATTATTTCTGGAAATTCTATTGCCGGTTACCCATGGATGGAAGCTCCAACTATGGTGGCACCCAGGACTGCCCGCTGTTCAGGATCGAAGAAACGATGTTAAACTACGCAGAAGCGCAATTTGAGTTGGGCGGTTTTAACCAGACCATTGCCGATCAAACAATCAATATTATAAGACAAAGGGCTAACCCCACCAACTGGCCCGCCATGAAAATGCTCGTGGGCAATATCGACGCAGGCTTTGATACAAAAAGAGATGCTACAGTTGATCCTGTATTGTGGGAAATAAGAAGAGAAAGAAGAATTGAGTTGTTTGGTGATGGCTTCCGGTTCAATGACCTGAAAAGATGGAGCAAAGGTACTTATATGAATGATTATCCCTATGGGGTTAAGGTGTATGACAAGAACAGGATGTATCCCAATGTTCTCGGACTGTCAAACGCCAACATCAAATTGGATAATGGTGGTAATTCCGGGTATGTAAAGAATCCCAATATCGCTACTCCGCTTGGCTGGTTAGATAAATATTATCTGGAACCTGTTCCATTGCAAGAGATACAGATCAACCCCAATTTAGTGCAAACTTCAGGCTGGCAATAG
- a CDS encoding OmpA family protein: MQLQIITKVLVVNCLFLSACVSSKKYKEVKSELDQLNSQNQSLSQQNSTLKKQLGEVNDQYGSVKAEYASYKTGCEGAQKKLATYETALHQLKGRIDEVQKALAAGEADFASKGVSVYEKEGRIYVDMQDNLMYSSGSSKLKEEGMKALGPVASALNQYPELQVFVVGHTDSVSFKKGIDKDNLGLSTDRANTVVRTLVGNYNVNPDRLVAAGQGKYGPIADNSTADGRAKNRRTEIILNPDLEKILNALKE; encoded by the coding sequence ATGCAACTTCAAATTATCACAAAAGTACTTGTTGTGAACTGTTTGTTTTTAAGTGCATGTGTATCGAGTAAAAAATATAAAGAAGTTAAATCGGAGTTAGATCAGCTTAATTCACAAAATCAGTCACTTTCACAACAAAATAGTACACTGAAGAAACAGCTCGGTGAGGTAAATGATCAATATGGATCGGTGAAGGCAGAGTACGCCAGTTATAAAACCGGTTGTGAAGGAGCTCAAAAAAAGCTGGCTACTTACGAAACGGCCCTGCATCAATTAAAAGGCAGGATTGACGAAGTGCAAAAGGCATTAGCTGCCGGTGAAGCCGATTTTGCCAGTAAGGGGGTGTCGGTATATGAAAAGGAAGGCAGGATCTATGTGGATATGCAGGACAACCTGATGTATTCAAGCGGAAGCTCCAAACTGAAAGAAGAAGGAATGAAAGCGCTGGGGCCGGTAGCAAGTGCACTAAATCAATATCCGGAATTACAAGTATTTGTAGTAGGTCACACAGACAGTGTAAGTTTTAAAAAAGGGATAGATAAAGACAACCTGGGTTTAAGTACAGACAGGGCAAATACAGTGGTGCGTACACTTGTTGGAAATTATAATGTTAACCCGGACCGGCTGGTTGCGGCAGGTCAGGGTAAGTATGGTCCCATTGCTGATAATTCCACAGCAGATGGCAGGGCTAAGAACAGAAGAACAGAAATTATTCTCAATCCTGATTTGGAAAAAATACTGAATGCTTTAAAGGAATAA
- a CDS encoding Gfo/Idh/MocA family protein, with product MNENKKGASRRQFLKNGALAAAGFMIVPRHVLGRGYVAPSDKLLIASVGVGGKGASDIAGFYKGGKCEIAFLCDVDERRAAESVAKFPKAKYYKDWRELYDKEQKNFDAVSVSTPDHNHAIITYHAMQLGKHVYVQKPLTHDIYEARLLTEAAKQYKVVTQMGNQGASHDGTRIMAEWYDAGLIGHVHTVYTWTNRPVWPQGIQWPANKAEVPKTLDWDLWLGTAPYKDYIDKLVPFNWRGWWDYGTGALGDMGCHLLETPFRVLGIQYAKDVQASVGTVYVDEFKQGYFPESCPPSSHITLTFPKTSKTKSDVTLHWMDGGIQPERPEELGANEVFGDNGNGMLFIGTKGKMMAGTYSRNPQLLPTSRTKEVKVKQKYPRVVGQEEGHYTQWVEACIAGYGKIELSSPFEVAGPLTEALLMANLAIRANDVRKPKDNGKFSFPGRGIKLLWDNDNMKVTNFDEVNQFLKRDYRQGWNLKA from the coding sequence ATGAATGAAAATAAAAAAGGCGCTTCCCGGCGTCAGTTCCTGAAAAACGGGGCCCTGGCCGCCGCCGGTTTTATGATCGTTCCCCGCCATGTACTGGGCCGGGGGTACGTGGCGCCCAGCGATAAACTGCTTATTGCAAGTGTAGGTGTAGGCGGCAAAGGTGCCAGCGATATTGCGGGTTTTTATAAAGGCGGTAAATGTGAGATCGCTTTTTTATGTGATGTGGATGAGCGCCGGGCAGCTGAATCGGTAGCAAAATTTCCCAAAGCCAAATATTACAAAGACTGGCGGGAACTGTACGATAAGGAACAAAAGAACTTCGATGCCGTGTCGGTGTCAACCCCCGATCACAACCACGCCATCATTACCTACCACGCCATGCAACTGGGCAAACACGTATACGTGCAAAAGCCCCTTACTCATGATATTTACGAAGCCCGCCTGCTTACCGAAGCAGCGAAGCAATATAAAGTAGTTACCCAAATGGGCAACCAGGGTGCCTCGCACGATGGCACCCGGATAATGGCAGAATGGTATGATGCCGGGTTGATAGGCCATGTGCATACTGTTTATACCTGGACTAACCGTCCTGTTTGGCCGCAGGGTATTCAATGGCCGGCTAACAAAGCCGAGGTTCCCAAAACGCTTGACTGGGACCTGTGGCTGGGAACGGCGCCGTATAAGGACTATATCGACAAACTGGTGCCGTTTAACTGGCGCGGCTGGTGGGATTATGGTACCGGCGCCCTGGGCGATATGGGTTGCCATTTGCTGGAAACCCCATTCCGGGTGTTGGGCATTCAATATGCCAAAGATGTACAGGCAAGTGTGGGTACGGTATATGTAGATGAGTTTAAACAAGGATACTTCCCCGAAAGCTGTCCGCCATCGAGCCATATTACGCTTACCTTTCCCAAAACATCAAAAACAAAGAGCGATGTAACCCTGCACTGGATGGATGGCGGCATACAACCTGAACGGCCGGAAGAGCTGGGCGCCAATGAGGTTTTTGGCGATAATGGCAACGGCATGCTGTTCATAGGCACAAAGGGCAAAATGATGGCCGGCACGTATTCAAGAAACCCGCAACTGTTGCCTACGTCACGCACGAAGGAAGTGAAGGTAAAACAAAAATATCCCCGCGTAGTGGGGCAGGAGGAAGGCCACTATACCCAATGGGTAGAAGCCTGTATTGCAGGTTATGGTAAAATTGAATTGAGCTCACCATTTGAAGTAGCAGGCCCGCTTACAGAAGCATTGCTGATGGCCAACCTGGCCATCCGGGCAAATGATGTTCGGAAGCCAAAGGATAATGGCAAATTCAGTTTCCCTGGCCGGGGTATCAAACTGTTGTGGGATAACGATAATATGAAGGTGACCAATTTTGACGAGGTGAACCAGTTCCTGAAACGCGACTACCGCCAGGGCTGGAACCTGAAAGCATAA